A genomic window from Triticum urartu cultivar G1812 chromosome 7, Tu2.1, whole genome shotgun sequence includes:
- the LOC125523835 gene encoding probable mitochondrial saccharopine dehydrogenase-like oxidoreductase At5g39410, producing MSAPMPGPEVFDVVIFGASGFTGKYVIREALKFLPPNASPLRTLALAGRSRERVAAALSWAASPGPVPHVPILVADASDQASLAVVTARARVLLSCAGPFRLHGRQVAAACAEAGTHCLDISGEPEFMERVEADLHEVAAKNGSLIVSACGFASTVADLGFLFHSRQWTPPSVPVSVVAYVNLESSDRKIVGNFATFESAVLGVANTSQLQALRRSRPRPAKPSIPGPPPPKGSLMIEHDKALGLWAMKLPSADTVVVKRTLAKVTEHPEGLPCADETSDFEKHRKEFWSSIKPAHFGVKIGSRSILGLVWCLSTAIFVGILAGFSFGRSLLLKFPEFFSLGFFRKTGPTEAEVSSASFKTWFVGRGYIDSANALECGSKPDKEIVTRVSGPEIGYITTSIVLVQCALVLLSQRANLPQGGVYTPGVVFGPTDLQKRLEENGLSFDLISTRTIP from the exons ATGTCGGCGCCAATGCCTGGGCCGGAGGTGTTCGACGTCGTCATCTTCGGGGCCTCGGGCTTCACCGGCAAGTACGTCATCCGCGAGGCCCTCAAGTTCCTGCCCCCCAACGCCTCCCCGCTCCGGACCCTCGCGCTCGCCGGCCGCAGCCGAGAACGCGTCGCCGCTGCGCTCAGCTGGGCCGCCTCGCCGGGGCCCGTCCCGCACGTCCCCATCCTCGTCGCCGATGCCTCCGACCAAGCCTCTCTCGCCGTGGTCACCGCGCGGGCGCGCGTCCTGCTCTCCTGCGCGGGGCCCTTCCGCCTCCACGGCCGCCAGGTGGCCGCGGCCTGCGCGGAAGCAGGGACCCACTGCCTCGACATCTCCGGCGAGCCTGAGTTCATGGAGCGGGTCGAGGCCGACCTCCACGAGGTCGCCGCCAAGAACGGATCGCTGATTGTCTCCGCGTGCGGTTTTGCCTCCACCGTCGCGGACCTGGGGTTCTTGTTCCACTCCAGGCAGTGGACGCCACCGTCAGTGCCGGTGAGCGTGGTCGCGTATGTCAACCTGGAGTCGTCGGACAGAAAGATCGTCGGGAACTTCGCCACGTTTGAGTCGGCTGTTCTTGGTGTGGCCAACACCAGCCAGCTGCAAGCGCTGCGCCGGTCCCGGCCGAGGCCCGCGAAGCCCAGT ATTCCGGGTCCTCCGCCTCCCAAAGGATCGTTGATGATTGAGCATGACAAGGCACTAGGATTGTGGGCCATGAAGTTACCTTCTGCTGACACAGTGGTTGTGAAGAGAACACTAGCAAAAGTGACAGAGCATCCCGAGGGCCTTCCTTGTGCGGATGAAACCTCAGATTTTGAGAAGCATAGGAAGGAATTCTGGTCCTCTATCAAACCTGCGCATTTCGGAGTGAAGATCGGAAGCCGTTCCATCCTAGGCCTTGTGTGGTGCCTGTCTACTGCAATTTTTGTTGGCATTCTGGCGGGTTTCTCCTTCGGCAGGTCTCTCTTGCTTAAATTCCCTGAGTTCTTCTCCCTCGGGTTTTTCAGAAAGACCGGACCAACAGAAGCGGAGGTCAGCAGCGCCTCGTTCAAAACATGGTTCGTCGGCCGTGGCTACATCGATTCAGCCAACGCGTTAGAGTGTGGAAGCAAGCCAGACAAGGAGATTGTCACCAGAGTTTCAGGCCCAGAGATCGGGTACATCACGACTTCGATCGTCCTCGTCCAGTGCGCCCTCGTCCTGCTTAGCCAGCGAGCCAATCTGCCGCAAGGCGGGGTGTACACGCCCGGCGTTGTCTTCGGGCCAACGGATCTCCAGAAGCGCCTCGAGGAAAATGGCCTGTCATTCGACCTCATCTCCACCAGGACCATCCCTTAA